Sequence from the Tripterygium wilfordii isolate XIE 37 chromosome 10, ASM1340144v1, whole genome shotgun sequence genome:
CTACTACAGCAAAAAGTACCCACGGAAACACCTCTTCCCCACATGCCACGATGGGAGGGTCTCATGCTCCTAACTCGAAATGGAAATTCTGAAAATTTAGAGTCAACATTGAGCAATAGGCGATAAGCTTCACAATTATCTGTCAGGTCAGCCCGCACACATCGTACTTCATCCAACTCAGGTTTTTCTGCTGTTTTAGTAACTAAATAACCCATTGCCTTATAGCCATCAGGCGGCTGAGGTAGCCAGAAGAAACCATATCCTTCATAAGTCTCTTCATTTCCATCATTTGAACTCCAAACTAATGTATAATCAATGGGCTTCCGGAGAGCTGGTGAGTTCACAGTGCTGCAAATATGAGTAGCTTCCTTTGCAAACAAAGACAACTCCCTAGCTACGAGAACAAAACCTCGCAAAGGCTTGTCATTAGGTTGGCAATAGTGGCCTAGGCTACAATATCCATCAGGTATTCCTGCCGGTTTATAAAATGTAACACCTTTTTTCTTGTCCTGTGAAGGATTGAAACTCCAAATGAACTCGAACCTAGAGATTCTAAGAACTTCTATTTCTCCAAGATTTATTCTTCCAGAAGAAAATCCTTGACCTGAGAAGGAAACACACATTACCATAAATGAGCCAAACTAGCTACAAGACTAGAACGACTTACGTTCAATCCTGGTATTTATATTATCTACTGAAGATGCAAGCATGAGTTTGTGAGATTCACATTTGAGGTTTCAACATGCATCTCCACGTGTATATGCGACTGAACTGGGACATGTATTGGAACGTACTGCTGTCTCTGGAGTTTCCCATGCAGAGTGGATCCCGGGATGGGTCAACTCTTGAATAGGTTCTCCgtcaccccaaaaaaaaaatgcatctccATGTGCTACTACAATTTCTTATATGCTCTCCCACACGCTTCCATGCATATTAGCTGATTGGCAGTAATCATTGCTATCAAGCCACACTGTTTTCCATACTATCATTAGCAGAGTATGAATCTTGGTCTGCCAATCAATCTAGGTTTTCCTTTTGTCCTACCTCTTCTTTAATTGGcaatttaatttatcaaaacaaaattgaaactgATCCAATTACgatcagaaaacaaaaacaaaatagaacAAAACCATGATTCATCTCTAACGAAGATACCAAACGACGAAATTAAGGGAACCCCACATTTTGAAAAGCAAAATAAGGAAGGAAAAAATGGACATACCAGGAGGCCAATCGGGAAGTGGAGCAGGAAGAGAGAAGGTTTCGGGCTCCGACGGGGACTGATCGGCGATACTGTTCCAGTAAAAGCACTTGCACCCAAACATCTCTACCTCTCCCTCTCTACCAATCCACAAGGAGACGATCAAGAATCAATGATTAAATCGAATGTTGGAGACTTGTAAATAAGAAGTGTAATCACCAGTGTGAAAGCTTGGACGGTGGTCGACATGTGGGGTCCTCGTAGGAATCGTATACCTTACTCGTATTCCAACTGGATTCCACCTCCGACGACTTCTCCGgtgtttctttcatttttgtgGCTCAGAAAAAAACAGCTTTCCGGTCGGTTTCATATTTGCTGATAgggttttttggaaaagtaaCACATTCCAAAACTCATTTTTGAAAACTAACtcactttttttaaaacatgaaatctaacatttttttgaaaggaattgtcCCAAATACCCTTATTCCACATGTTTTCATTCAAAAACCTTTTCCCCTCTTCCTGTAACATCACTTTTCAATtcgttcttctttctcttcgttCTTCTTTCACTTCAACCCTGTTAATCTACGATTTTTGTCTCATTCGACCACCCCTATGCACCTAATTATTCAtgggtatgttttatttaattttgtatttgtgatTTAGGTTTCGAGTTTTCATTCAAGCAGTTTAGGATACTTTGTGTGCTATACTTTGTGTGCTATGTtccagtatttcatatttgttgtttcgagtattttgttttatctgttcgagtatttcatacttgttgttcgagtattttgttgtatctgttcgagtatttcgttttattgttcgagtattttgttttatatgtttgagtatttaagttttccaactttgaccgtccgtaacttttgatccgctcatgtgttttcttattataatatgtttccgaggactgattttgaaggcCTAAAATTTAATGTAGGGTTTACGCCAATTGAGATTCGGAAAGAGATCGAAAAGGCATCGTTTGgaattacatgttagagtaattgtaattatctatcgagtaattgtaattatctgttcgagtatttcagatttgttgttcgagtatttcattttattgtttgagtatttcagatttgttgttcgagtattttgttttatatgttcgaatatttcagtttttcaactttgaccgttcataacttttgatccgctcgtgtgtttccttattataatatgtttccgaggactgattttgaagacctaaaagtcatttggggtttaccccagttgagattcgaaaagagatcgaaaatgcgtcattttgaattacatgttaaagtaattgtaattatctgttcgagtatttcagatttgttgttcgagtattttgttttatatgttcgagtatttcagttttccaactttgatcgtccgtaacttttgatccgctcgtgtgtttccttattataatatgtttccgaggactgattttgaagacctaaaagtcaatttAGGATTCACCCCAATTGAGATTCGGATCGAAAAGGCGGCGTCTTGAATTAtctgttagagtaattgtaattatctgttcgagtattttgattTATAAAGTGTTTCTGAATGaattttacattttcttttacagAAATGAGTGTTGTTGACCTTGTTGTTATATACGGCGAATACTGAGAATTTTCAGGAGGAATTTATAAATTCATTGGTGTTACTAGGAAATGTTTAGTAGTGAATGAGTCAATTTTCTATGATgattttttggagaagatatacAATATTACAGGAATTGATCGAACTTCGAATGAGGTGGTCATGAAATTTTTCTATAACACACATTTCCATATGAAACGGTTGATTGTATTACTCGAACCAAATATagtattactcgaacatatacaccatttccatttagaaaaaaaaatgttttactcgaacatataaactatttactcgaacaaatatttgTAATACTCCAACATATACATcatttactcgaacaagaaaatgtataacaaaaaaatgttcttCACATCTCTAATTAACTCCGTTAGACTTCAAAATGATGCCTTTTCGATCTTCTTCAGAATCTCAACTGGGGTGAACTCCAAATAgaattttaggtcttcaaaatcaatcctcgaaaacatattataataagaaaacacacgagttgatcaaaagttacggacggtcaaagttggaaaactgaaatacttaaacatataaaacaaaacactcgaacaacaaatctgaaatactcgaacaataaaatgaaatactcgaacaacaaatctgaaatacgcgaacatataattataattactcgaacagataattacaattactctaacttGTAATTCAAAGCAACGCTTTTTTGATCTCTTTCCGAGTCTCAATTGGGGTAAACCCAAAATTGACTtctaggtcttcaaaatcagtcattggaaacatattataataaggaaacacacgagcaGATCAAAAGTTACTGACGATTaaagttggaaaactgaaatactcgaacaacaaatctgaaatactcgaacaataaaatgaaatactcgaacaacaaatctgaaatactcaaccagataattacaattactcgaacaaataattacaattactctaacatgtaattcaaaatgaCGCATTTTCGATCTCTTTTCGAATCTCAACTAGGGTAAACCCcaaattgacttttaggtcttcaaaatcagtcctcggaaacatattatattaaggaaacacatgagcggatcaaaagttatggacggtcaaagttggaaaactgaaatactcgaacatataaaacaaaatactcgaacaacaaatctgaaatactcgaacaataaaatgaaatactcgaacaacaaatctgaaatactcgaacaataaaatgaaatactcctcgaacaaataattacaattactctaacatgtaattcaaaatgacgccttttcgatctcttttcgaatctcaactggggtaaaccccaaatagacttttaggtcttcaaaatcagtcctcggaaacatattataataacgAAATacacgagcggatcaaaagttatggacggtcaaagttggaaaactaaaatactcgaacatataaaacaaaatactcgaacaacaaatctgaaatactcgaacaataaaatgaaatactcgaacaacaaatctaaaATACTCGagcagataattacaattactcgaacaaataattacaattactctaacatgtaattcaaaacaACGCCTTTTCGATCTCTTCCCGAATCTCAGCTGGGGTAAACCCCAAATTGACTTtcaggtcttcaaaatcagtcctcgaaaacatattataataaggaaacacatgagcggatcaaaagttacgggcggtcaaagttgaaaaactaaaatactcgaacatataaaacaaaatactcgaacaataaagcgaaatactcgaacaacaaatctgaaatatttgaacagatacaacaaaatactcgaaacaaCAATTATGAAATACTGGAACATAGCATACAAAGTACCCTAAACTGCTCGAATGAATACTCGAAACCCTAAGCATTACTAGATTGAAAAATTCATACCCTAACCATTGTAGACTCGAAgcacaaatacaaaattaaataaaacatacccaTGAATAACCAGGTGCAGAGGGGTGATCGAATGAGGCAAAAATCGTAGATTAACAGCATCGAATACTATGAAAGAACGAAGGTGAAGAAGAGCGAAGGTGAAGAAGaacgaagacgaagaagaagaagaacgaagGTGAAAAGTGATGTTCTGGGAAGGGAAAATGGGTTTTGAATGAAACCATGTGGGATAAGGGTATTTGGGACacttcctttcaaaaaagtgttagatttcatgtttttaaaaaattgggttagttttcaaaattgaGTTTTAAAAAGGGCtacttttccaaaaaacccTTGCTGATACAGGTGTAGTGGGCCAGAAGCATAATAAACACGAAAGGCCCAAACGTAAATGTGGCAAGCCTACAACCACATGGAGGTGCCGTGACTCTATTCCCATGGAGGTGCCGTGAACTACCGCCTGCGCTCAACTGATTGTGAGAAGCCTAGACAGAGACCTCCTATATAGATAGATATCGCGGTGGGAAAAAATGATTACGGGTCGATTACAAGCGGACAAAACTTTGTGTTTatcaaatatttacatgtcaaaACCATATTGAGgattgaatttcaaacatatttaattgatcaaatttgaattaatttaaatttgaataaatttaaatttgaataaataaatcaaaaaataatttaatttggatTAAGATCTAAACAAATAATCTGACAAGATTTATGTCTTTAGACACAGATTACATACATagaacttatgtccaaacttgattaaaTCCGGATCTAGAAAATTCGATCATCCGGATTGAACAAAATTTTACCACTCTTATATATAGATAGTTTGATTAAAGCCCATGAGCACTTATAAAAGAAGCCCACATCATCAAAGTAACAATAAGTCCGCAGATCCACAATCCAAAGTTGAAGCATATATCCACACTTTACTAGCAAACCTACCTAAGTTTGCATAAGATGTAGAGGGATGCAAGACACCCTCAAAATCTTAACCAAAGAACCATTCCATCATCTCATACACTCACAATacaaggttaaaaaaaaaaaaaaaaaatccctcttGAATTGCAGTAAAATCCATTCAAGGGGACTACAAAAATGTCTCTCAACATTCCTTTTACAATGTCACAACTACAGCAGTACCAAATATGTGTTCTCTGCAACCAGTGAAAGGTAGGTGAACAATATGGAATTAGCAAACCAAAAAGCCACCTCACACTTGGATGAAGAACTCAGATTAAATGCCTGTAAAAGCGAGATCCCTTGTTTATCGCGAGCCACGCTGGGTAAAGCCATTGCCTCTTAGTCTACTATAGTCTCCAATATCTTGGTTGCTTCCCCTGCCCAAACTTCGTCCACCAAATCGCCCCCTAGAGGCCTCCGTTTGGTAACTGCCTCTGCCTCTTCCTCTCCCTGGTCATCAAAATTAACATGGTCATGAATAAATTACTAAAAATAAAAGTCTATATCTCCATTTGCAGTAAACAGGAAAAAGTTTGGTCACCCCAGGATTATCAAGCAGCTTTGAAACCAGTGGCTACATGTCTATTTTGGTCAAGAATAATACTGAGGGCCAATTTCACCATTTAACCAATCAATCAAGTTCAACTACAGTTCTTTCTTCATTGTAATATATGTTGcttaaaaagacaaaattatagtttaaactcataaattaaaataacacATAAAAGAACATTTGCACttcaataaacaaagaaaatggaaaatgcTGAATAAACCACAAACAAAGCTAAATAAGGAGCTGCATAGGGTACATACTTCCTCCTCGAGCACCGCTGCTATTTGCTCTCCGCTCCTCGATGTAGACTTGCCTTCCAGCCAAATGTATAGGAGAAGCCTAGAGCGTAGAGACAATGAATTAGGCAAAACCAACAATTTATACATTGTGAAGAAATAAAGAACAATCTATACGTCAATCACAATTAAAATGTAAATGCTTCTAAAACCACCAGCCAATAATGTGAAAGATAAGTAATTATATTAAACACAAACAATTAAAAGAAGCTTCATTGTTGCTTTCCGTTTGTGAGACTACCAATTTCCATTGATCTGTTGGCTATCCATGTCCACTCATCGCGTGTCAAATGTTTTTTTGTTCGTAATTAGGTTATCTAACTTGCAAAATGGATACTTTGATAGTCCTGCAAAATTGTAAGTTGCTCAATGACACTATGTACAACCATCACAAGCATTACTATAGATCTTATTAGAGAGCAACGCCGCATTATCTCCAAATCGCAGTATTGTTGAAGTAAAGTAGTAAACTATGGCCCTCATAGCAAACCATCACAAACACAATTACTAATAAAATCAAGCTACAACAGATATAAACTTGAAAGTACAAAAATATTATAAGAAATACAACTCTGGGACTCTTACAGGCACAAGAAATttcaataacaaaaaaagaaaaattagttaagCAGGCCTAAATTAAGGAAAATCCAAATGCAAATCTCGTAGCATGAGAAAcatcttaaaaaataaaatgttattaGATCAAAATACTAGGGGAGCAAACAGCAGAGCTATCATGGCACTCCTCCAACATGAgtaaattctattgaaaatacaaaatataagtGATGATAAAACTCAAACCTACCTGGATTGCATTTTGAACACTTGCAAGATCTTCAAACTCTACAAAAGCATAGCAAACGCCAATTGCATCCTGCATACAACACGTTCTAATTCATGTTTTAtgaacatgaaaaataaagaaacccaTGAACCCACCATCAAgtatgatttttcaaaaaaaatctgagAACACAAGAAACTCACCTTGCGATTCCTGACAAACACACCATCAGGCTTGATATTTCCAAAATTCCTGAACTCCTGTTCAATCTCATCAGCAGTAACATCAGAGGGCAAATTTCTCACATAGACAGATTTTGGTTCACCTGAAAGGGACTATGAACAAGAATCAAAATAATGTTCAAGAATTTCAAACGCATAAAGTTCACATCTAGTGCACAGGGCTACAGTTGCATGAGGGATCTGTAGGGAAGTCAAATTTAAAATAGGGAGCAACAAAAGTAGGctgaaatttgagagaaaattacAACAAATGGATTTATTGAAAAAGGTTTTTTCATTACTAGCTTGCTTactaaaatatttcaatttgaaaATACATTCTTCAACAAGTCTAGGTCATATATGGATTGTTTGCAGCACAGAAAGGAGCAAGAATATCATCACTTATGATCTTGtacatgcacacaatgcttCCAATATACCAGCCAGGTTTTAACCAAATATGAGCTCAAAGATCAAAATGTTTGATAATAGTCAATATAGTTCATTCCTTGAGGAAGGACTCTCAGAATATGCCGCCAACAAATAAAATTGTATTTATTATACCAATATTGAAAATCATGCTACTGTTGACACGTCTACaaagtaaacaaaaattaaagaacTTGACCTTCGTCTAGTGAGAAACCTTCATCAGCCGTTTCAACTCCAGACTCAGGCACCCAGGATGAGGTAGAGTCCAGCTGCTGAGTAGTAGGGGGCGGTACGTCATTCCAATCAAAAGCACTTGGGGTATTCATGTTGATATTTGCCTGACTAGCAACTGACGATACGGCATGTTCCCTGGGCACTCTCAACTGTTTCCACGATTGTGTcatcatgtaaaaaaaatattagtttaCTAGTCCAGATTGAATAACACTCAGGTCAACAGCAAAAGCAACTTGAACCGAGTTCAAAAGGAGATGCCCTATTCCCCACCGTTGCCTCCCCCACTCACAAAACGAAATAAAATTCAACATGCAAAAATATTACGAATCTAGGAAAGGTTATAGCCCACCCTACCCCCCAACCCCCCGCCTTTCTTATACATACAGTGTCATGTTAAGCTCATTAGTTTAGCAAGACATGCAGTATCTTAGATTCAATCTATCGCTGCACAACTAGATCAATTCCCATTACTCATCATATCATTAATAGTTACACAATTTTTGAATTGCATTCAAAAATATGCCCGGCCAGAAATATTTAATTTGGTTCGCTGGGTGCTGggtctctttttttaaaagcaATGGATGAACCATAAATCAGACTTCCAAACAAAATCAGGTACCAATAAGTCAGtggaaaattgaaaataaatcatCCCTAAAACACTGGCAGAGAAGCAAATATGGATGCACACAAAATGCACAATGGAAAGGTTAGAAACATACAATAGAAGCGTATGTTCTCTTTGGCTGCTCCCCAACAGGTTCTTCTGCAGCAGGAGCCATTGGTTCTTGTACAGCATTAACAACACTTCGCAGTGAAGCATGCATCTCTTCTACGGGAGCTTCCTCCACCACAATTTCAGCATCAAAGTCTGGCTGCTGTTGCTCTGGCAGACTATATTTGTCAATTGGGTCATCTTCAATACGCATTGAGCTCACAAACTCCCTTGCCTCTTCCTCCAAAACGTAGTCCGACACtacaaaattgaaaatacaCCGCATAGGACCGCATAAATAAACGAAATACAAGTCTACTATTAAATAATCCTATGGAACTACTTGTCAAATGGATTATGGACTAAAAGACAATGTTTGAGAGAGTTAGTACAAAGGGAAAATCTACCGAAGTCTAGGAGAAAGGCAAGGCCTAGGCATGCAAACTGTCAATGGCAATACTAATAGACATCTACACTAATACTTGATGACAGAATGACCAATTTTATGTCATGTGTTCTCAATCCATGAGAGATTAAAATAAGCAAATATCAAAGAAGAACTCTCTTTTTACAGTCATTATGTTACCTGGAGGATCTAGATGAGGGCTAGAAGCATTTAGATGCTTTTCAAGCATGTTTTCAGATGATATGGGATCTGGATATTGTTGGTAGATTGTTTGCTCATCCATAAATTGAAAGATGTCATTAAGAACAAAGTAACCCTTCTCCTGAGGAGCAAGGAAAAAGGTCTGCACAAACATCCTCAGGAAATCCTCCGTTTTGACGACACCCGAAAGCATCACCAGTACACCTCCATTCCAAGAATCAAGAGAATTGATTGTCTTGATCTCAATTGCAGTAAAATTTAGTGACGTGATAATCCTATGAATTTGCtgtcagtaaaaaaaaaagattaagttCATTAACTTATATTAACATACTACATGTTACTAAAGAACAAATAAGGATATACAACTGAGAGTCTGAGACACACTCATATCTTAGTAATGTCAACAAGCCGATGCGCAATCTAGAATGATGACATCATAATAAGAAATCTAACCTTTCATTGTGGCTACGTAATTAACAAAGTCATGTGAGTCTATTACCTTGTCATGGTATGTATGCACTCTATTCAAACAAACAGGTAATGAATgaaaaccaaacagaaaaatataaaaggaGACTCGCTGCCTATTCAGATTGAGATCATAAGAAATAGTTGGATATGCAAAGTGTaggctatttttttaaaaaaaaaataatttcaagaaGAAAGCTTCATAATCCTACAGTGAATTACCATTTTTTTAGCTACAAATCCTCAGTGTCCGAATTTGAACataaaaccaaaaacataaCAACCAAGCAGCCAAAAGGGATAAAGAACCAACCAGCCAATCATTACTACAACGAAGCTAATATACAGCTTTCTTCTAACAAactaacaaagaaaacaaaaggcatgAGGCAATCAATACGTATTTCATAGAAGCAACTACTTCAGTTTATAAAAGACAAAAACCAGAAACCCAACCCTATTAAAAACATTACCAGCAAAGAAGAAGCCGACTCGATGTAATCACCATCGATACGAGTCATGTTGCTCTGATCCCCATAGAAATGGTGAACAAGATCGGGCtgttttttcaaaacttgaTAGTACTGTCCAACGAAGTATGAGCCAACCTGAAACAAACAAATACCGTTACCACCAGAAAATCCCTAAAGACACAAAAAAACAACACCACAAATCTCCTTTTTCACGCGTATCACCTGAACAGCACTAACTGAAGGAGCCGGATATGCGGATGCCATAATCGCGACAAAAGAATAAGATCGAGCTCACACCTCCGCCTCCTCCTCCTCGATTCTACGATCACAGATCCGCAGACCAAGAATAGGTATCCGCAACcctaaaactcaaaaaaaaaaaaaagtaggggTTTATGATGTTGAGGTTTACGGATCAGACGGAGCTCCAAGTCAAAGCAGTAACTGAAGCGATTGCAGATTCTTCAGAGGAATGTGGATGAGTTTGTAGAGAGagaatctagagagagaaagtgaggggAATGAATCAGAAAGGAGAATTGAAGGAGAAGCTTTTAGATAGATCTATGAAGGGAAGTGAAGGGAGCAAATGAAAGAGAGGGAAACAGAGCGCTCTGTCTACTCCACATGTTCGCGTATAAATCGTATTGAGTCTTTCGAGTTAGGTATTTGGTAATAACGTGGATATTACTGTAGGGAATCGTAGCCGTTTAGATCTCTGTGGTgggcctctttaacttacggccCAATCATAGGCTTGCGTCATtttgtatataataataataataataataataatatactatatatatataataaaacatcaattaaattgcattttttttgttaatagaATATATTTATTGCATTTTACGGcctttgcaaaaaaaaaaaatttaatttaagaggttaccctatttttttttcaaaaatgattaATACCAATCCCCAATTATGAGATAAATATATGCAAATCtcgtaaaaaataaatatatatgttgtaaaatatttttttctttactcTTATTTATCATtgcatgattttttaaaatcacATACCATAATCGAAAATGGATCATGAAACAAACGTAAATGAACCCTTTTTGTGGATTTGACTAATAAATTACAATCATGCATTATTAATATTTTCTCCATTTGGCAAAAGATTTTGACTAAAATCCCTAAAAGTAAAGACAAATGAGATTATCTAAAACATCCAAGcaaatttctcaatttttttagaaaaaaagttCTTACCTTTATAAGGaaaccaaaattcaaaatttttttaaaaaaatcagtcATAAAATATGTTTCAACCGTATTCTTTTCAGCTAGGGGTGTAAATGAGTCCAATCAATGCGTGTTTTGGGATACTCAGGCTCGATTTGTCATAGTTTTGTTGAGTTCAAACAAAGCTCAAATGAAATTTGTAGGGCtttaaaaaaaactga
This genomic interval carries:
- the LOC120008040 gene encoding nuclear transport factor 2-like; amino-acid sequence: MASAYPAPSVSAVQVGSYFVGQYYQVLKKQPDLVHHFYGDQSNMTRIDGDYIESASSLLQIHRIITSLNFTAIEIKTINSLDSWNGGVLVMLSGVVKTEDFLRMFVQTFFLAPQEKGYFVLNDIFQFMDEQTIYQQYPDPISSENMLEKHLNASSPHLDPPVSDYVLEEEAREFVSSMRIEDDPIDKYSLPEQQQPDFDAEIVVEEAPVEEMHASLRSVVNAVQEPMAPAAEEPVGEQPKRTYASILRVPREHAVSSVASQANINMNTPSAFDWNDVPPPTTQQLDSTSSWVPESGVETADEGFSLDEGEPKSVYVRNLPSDVTADEIEQEFRNFGNIKPDGVFVRNRKDAIGVCYAFVEFEDLASVQNAIQASPIHLAGRQVYIEERRANSSGARGGRRGRGRGSYQTEASRGRFGGRSLGRGSNQDIGDYSRLRGNGFTQRGSR